From a single Nicotiana tabacum cultivar K326 chromosome 8, ASM71507v2, whole genome shotgun sequence genomic region:
- the LOC107785664 gene encoding uncharacterized protein LOC107785664 isoform X1 has translation MFCPNLGSTEVEALFVVLHYLPHFSAMPTGRLAKWQILLTEFDIVYVTRTTMKAQALADHLAENLIDEEYEPLKTYFPDEEVLHIDEVEQVERPGWKLFFDGATNMKCVEIRVVLISEIGHHYPVTAQLRFYCTNNMAEHEACILGLRLVVDMGVQEVFVLGDSDLLVHQIQGEWETRDLKLIPYRQCLHDICQWFRSIVFRHIPRIHNEVVDALATLALMLHHPDKSYVGPLHIQVYDQHAYCNVVEEELDGEPWFHDIREYIRMGVYLIQATSYQKRTIRRLASGFFLSGGILYKRTPNLGQLRCIDANQATTIMTEVHSGVCRPHMTRYVLAKKILRAGYYWLTISSRVGFGQFRDLCCNLTSFEWALFP, from the coding sequence tggcaaagtggcagattttgctcacagagtttgacatagtATATGTGACTCGGACGACGATGAAAGcgcaagcattggccgatcatttggccgagaacctgATTGACGAAGAATATGAAccattgaagacttattttcccgatgaagaggtgttGCATATTGATGAGGTGGAGCAGGTTGAAagaccaggttggaaacttttctttgatggagccactAACATGAAATGTGTCGAGATAAGGgtcgtgcttatttctgaaatagggcatcactaccctgttacggctcaacttcgtttctattgtaccaataacatggctgagcacgaggcatgcattttgggtttgaggttagttGTAGACATGGGAGTCCAAGAAGTCTtcgtcttgggagactcggaccttctagtgcaccagattcaaggagaatgggagacacgtgatttaaagcttataccgtatcgacaatgtttgcatgatatTTGCCAATGGTTTCGATCAATAgtattcaggcacattccaaggatccataatgaggttgtcgatgctttggctaccttggcattaatgttgcaccatccggacaaatcTTATGTTGgccctctgcatattcaagtttatgatcagcatgcctactgtaATGTGGTCgaggaagaacttgatggtgagccgtggttccatgatatcagggagtacatcaggatgggggtatatctGATACAAGCCACGAGttatcaaaagagaacaattcgacgtttggctagtggatttttcttgagcgggggaattttgtacaaaagaactccaaatCTTGGGCAGTTGAGGTGCATCGATGCAAATCaagccacgactatcatgactgaggtacattccggagtttgcaGGCCGCATATGACCAGGTATGTTCTGGCAAaaaagattcttcgagcagggtattattggctcaccattaGCTCAAGGGTGggatttggccaatttcgggatttgtgttgtaatttgacttctttcgagt